Part of the Candidatus Hydrogenedentota bacterium genome, TTTTTATTTTGTCACTCAACAGTATCGATTTGGCCATAGATAATGCCTACTGAACAAACCTCAAATTTCCGTTCAAACATCCCAAGCGGCAAAAATCAAGGAACATGAAAAAGAAATTTATCAGCGCACACTGAATCCGCCTGAGGTTCAGTGCGAGAATGGAAATTGCAATGCAGTGGCAGGCGGTGGCCTCCAGCCTGGCGGTGATGAGGCCGAGGCCGCACTTACGCTTTGCCAGACTGAACCGCCGCTCACCCTCCACACGTTCGCATTCATCGATGTAGTTTTGCTTTTTGTCTGCGGGAGCACCCTTTTTCGGACGCCCCGGTGCCGGGCCAGACAGGCGGATACCATGTCCCTTGCAGTATGCAAGGTTATCACGGTTGCGGTAGACTTTATCCGCCAGAATCCTCTCAGGATAATGTCCTGTTCGCCGACGGTACCGCTGAATCATTTCCTTCAGTCCACCGGATTCGTTGTAGGCGTCGAAGGAGAAAACCTCCATTCGAGTCCAGCCGTTCACAACGCTGATATCAAGCTTTGCGCCAAATTCTACCGCTGCCCCGGCCTTTCCGCGCACAATCGGGCGAAGCCATGGCTGACTCAAGCTTACAATCCGATCTGGCACACTATGGGTACGTTCATCGTACATGTACTTCTGTTGCTCATACAGCTTTTGCACAGTCTCCAGACGAGCCTGTCCGCGCTCGGATAATACGCCGCCAGATTCCAGCATAACCTCAATTGTTCCCAGATTGCGGCGCAGATAGTTCAGTTGTTTTCCGATCGCTTTGCGGATTTTCTTTGCACCCGGCTTGCGGCTTCGGGCCAGAGCGAGATAGTCCTTGCGGGCGCGTTTGCGATAGGTGCGGGGCTTCTTTTCGCCCACCGTATGCATTTCGTCAATCATAGCCTCCGTGTTTTCTCGAGCCTCGTTTAGCAGCGCGCTGTCGGTTGGATATTTGATTTGTGAGGGCGCACAGGTTGCATCAACGATCATGGTGCCCTTGTTTTGGTCATCATCATCATCTTCCGAAGCCGTTGGAG contains:
- a CDS encoding IS5 family transposase; this translates as MYKYDSGQLSLSEFGQPVGMRLREDNRWVQKAKTVPWGAIEHRYAALFKNRKGNVAKPLRLALGACLIQAEYGYSDVEVATMIQEHPYLQYFCGYKEYDDSKLPFDPSLMVYFRKRLTPEILGEINEMIIAGRDSSPTASEDDDDDQNKGTMIVDATCAPSQIKYPTDSALLNEARENTEAMIDEMHTVGEKKPRTYRKRARKDYLALARSRKPGAKKIRKAIGKQLNYLRRNLGTIEVMLESGGVLSERGQARLETVQKLYEQQKYMYDERTHSVPDRIVSLSQPWLRPIVRGKAGAAVEFGAKLDISVVNGWTRMEVFSFDAYNESGGLKEMIQRYRRRTGHYPERILADKVYRNRDNLAYCKGHGIRLSGPAPGRPKKGAPADKKQNYIDECERVEGERRFSLAKRKCGLGLITARLEATACHCIAISILALNLRRIQCALINFFFMFLDFCRLGCLNGNLRFVQ